Proteins encoded in a region of the Pseudomonas sp. PDNC002 genome:
- a CDS encoding C45 family peptidase, producing MILHTFTTDIRDPLQRGRQIGETFAEQIRQSVALYLDFFPRVGVEIDKARAIGEGSLSALADWCPALAKEVEGLALGTGLPLWQLAALNARTEVLAVMPEQPVEGECSTSVHAPAGAIAPRSLQTWDWHDSLVPHGLLLGFTGSTGLTAKLFTEFGMLGKIGVNSAGLGVHFNILHHESDDGSAGVPVHAIARRVLEEATSVTEAIDMARSARVSASTVLSVFTRSDVRARAASIEMSPAHTAVVVPREDGWLLHTNHFLDGELSWGERTADVSTTYARLDHLKAATTGMTGKALRERADAFCGTEGDQAVVCFHPDMSEPDTERWETLLSIGLDTVGCALEYVAGTPKKLADEGFLRF from the coding sequence GTGATTCTTCACACCTTCACCACCGACATCCGCGACCCGCTACAGCGTGGCCGGCAGATCGGCGAAACCTTCGCCGAGCAGATCCGCCAGAGCGTGGCGCTGTACCTGGACTTCTTCCCGCGCGTCGGCGTGGAGATCGACAAGGCGCGGGCCATTGGCGAAGGCAGCCTGTCCGCGCTGGCCGACTGGTGCCCCGCGTTGGCGAAGGAAGTCGAAGGTCTGGCCCTGGGCACCGGCCTGCCGCTGTGGCAACTGGCGGCGCTGAACGCCCGCACCGAAGTGCTGGCAGTGATGCCCGAGCAGCCGGTGGAAGGCGAGTGCTCCACTTCCGTCCACGCACCCGCCGGCGCCATCGCACCGCGCAGCCTGCAAACCTGGGACTGGCACGACAGCCTGGTGCCCCACGGCCTGCTGCTGGGCTTCACCGGCAGCACCGGCCTGACCGCCAAGCTGTTCACCGAGTTCGGCATGCTCGGCAAGATCGGCGTGAACAGCGCGGGACTGGGCGTGCACTTCAACATCCTGCACCACGAAAGCGATGACGGCAGCGCCGGTGTGCCGGTGCATGCCATCGCCCGCCGCGTGCTGGAGGAAGCCACCAGCGTCACCGAGGCGATTGACATGGCACGTTCCGCACGGGTCAGCGCCTCCACCGTGCTCAGCGTGTTCACCCGCAGCGATGTTCGCGCCCGCGCCGCGAGCATTGAGATGAGCCCGGCGCACACCGCCGTGGTGGTGCCGCGCGAGGATGGCTGGCTGCTGCATACCAACCACTTCCTCGACGGCGAGCTGAGCTGGGGCGAGCGCACGGCGGATGTCTCCACCACCTACGCGCGCCTGGACCACCTCAAGGCCGCCACCACCGGCATGACCGGCAAGGCCCTGCGCGAACGTGCCGACGCCTTCTGTGGCACTGAGGGCGATCAGGCGGTGGTGTGCTTCCATCCGGACATGTCCGAGCCGGACACCGAGCGCTGGGAGACCCTGCTGAGCATTGGCCTGGACACCGTTGGCTGTGCCCTGGAATACGTGGCTGGCACGCCGAAGAAGCTGGCGGACGAGGGGTTCCTGCGGTTCTAG
- a CDS encoding amidohydrolase, giving the protein MKLLIPALVSAACAFSSMETMAAADLIFHGGKVYTAEPGQALQQAVAVENGRILSVGSDAQILTLKQPGTKVIDLHGQVLMPGFIDSHTHLVKGGLQMLQANLDNQDIPLAEFEGKLRQWRDDGRARRGQFLYVGGVPTAYWDEIAELQQRFNQGEWADQPILLAGGDYHTGWANQALLKLAGIDAAKVKSLQGEEQATIGHGADGTPNGFLVDAGLYPVQALLPLPTDDELLKALKGAQSYYHELGITAWMEPLANENPGGDIHNDSVGVLPAYKMLAEEGGLTAHVAALLMADSKAKPADLDELDKVRQQFIDVPNLTLPGIKVFADGVAEVPAQSAAMLEPYSNSKKYGELLIDPKHFGELVSAADARGWLVHIHAIGDRAVRESLNGIEQARKDRHSGIPHSITHLQMVNPKDLARFKALDVIASMQLYWAAADENSVDLVKPYVSAMAFLHMYPARSLLKNRATISGASDWPITTPDPWKAIYQAIQRVGPKGVLNAAEDIDRQTMFQAYTLNAARTIRLEDRIGSLKPGKQADLILLDRDVFTVKPEALRDTQVLKTWFAGREVYSRSDDKL; this is encoded by the coding sequence ATGAAACTACTGATTCCGGCGCTGGTATCCGCCGCTTGCGCTTTTTCCTCGATGGAAACGATGGCTGCCGCCGACCTGATCTTCCATGGCGGTAAGGTCTACACCGCCGAACCCGGCCAGGCGCTGCAACAAGCCGTCGCGGTGGAGAACGGCCGCATTCTCTCCGTCGGGTCCGACGCGCAGATCCTCACACTCAAGCAACCGGGAACGAAGGTCATCGACCTGCACGGCCAGGTGTTGATGCCGGGCTTCATCGACTCGCATACCCATCTGGTCAAGGGTGGCCTGCAGATGCTCCAGGCCAATCTGGACAATCAGGACATACCGCTCGCCGAGTTCGAGGGCAAGCTGCGCCAGTGGCGCGACGATGGCCGCGCGCGGCGTGGCCAGTTCCTCTATGTCGGTGGCGTGCCCACGGCGTACTGGGACGAGATCGCCGAGTTGCAGCAGCGCTTCAACCAGGGCGAATGGGCCGATCAGCCGATCCTCCTGGCAGGTGGCGACTACCACACCGGCTGGGCCAACCAGGCGTTGCTGAAACTGGCCGGCATCGATGCCGCCAAGGTCAAGTCGCTGCAGGGCGAGGAGCAGGCCACCATTGGCCACGGCGCCGACGGCACGCCCAATGGTTTTCTGGTGGATGCCGGTCTCTATCCGGTGCAGGCGCTGTTGCCGTTGCCGACTGATGACGAGCTGCTCAAGGCGCTGAAAGGCGCGCAGAGCTATTACCACGAGCTGGGCATCACCGCCTGGATGGAGCCCCTGGCGAACGAGAATCCCGGCGGCGACATCCACAACGATTCCGTTGGCGTACTGCCGGCCTACAAGATGCTGGCGGAGGAGGGCGGGCTTACCGCCCACGTTGCCGCGCTGCTGATGGCCGATTCCAAGGCGAAGCCAGCCGATCTCGATGAGTTGGACAAGGTGCGCCAGCAATTCATCGATGTCCCCAACCTCACCTTGCCCGGCATCAAGGTATTCGCGGACGGCGTGGCCGAGGTGCCGGCGCAGAGCGCAGCGATGCTCGAGCCCTACAGCAACTCGAAGAAGTACGGCGAACTGCTGATCGACCCCAAGCACTTCGGCGAACTGGTCAGCGCCGCCGACGCCCGCGGCTGGCTGGTGCACATCCACGCCATCGGCGACCGCGCGGTGCGCGAATCGCTCAACGGCATCGAGCAGGCGCGCAAGGATCGCCACAGCGGCATCCCGCACTCAATCACTCACCTGCAGATGGTCAACCCAAAGGATCTCGCGCGCTTCAAGGCGCTCGACGTGATCGCTTCCATGCAGCTCTATTGGGCCGCCGCCGACGAGAACAGCGTCGATCTGGTCAAGCCCTACGTCAGCGCCATGGCCTTCCTGCACATGTATCCGGCACGCTCGCTGCTGAAGAACCGCGCGACCATTTCCGGAGCCAGCGACTGGCCGATCACCACGCCCGACCCGTGGAAGGCCATCTACCAGGCGATCCAGCGCGTCGGCCCGAAGGGCGTGCTCAACGCCGCCGAGGACATCGACCGGCAGACCATGTTCCAGGCCTACACCCTCAACGCCGCACGCACCATCCGCCTGGAAGACCGCATCGGTTCGCTGAAGCCGGGCAAGCAGGCCGACCTGATCCTGCTCGACCGCGACGTGTTCACCGTCAAGCCGGAAGCGCTGCGCGACACCCAGGTGCTCAAGACCTGGTTCGCCGGCCGCGAAGTCTATAGTCGTTCCGACGACAAACTCTGA
- a CDS encoding LysR family transcriptional regulator has protein sequence MDKMTALTMFVATADHGGFSRAAEQLGKTPSAITKGVAQLEAELGQRLFERTTRRMALTEAGHIYLEGARQALVQLQRAEEEVEQLQTELRGSLRIAAPPSFAPAFFNAVCCRFLREHPQVRLEVDLADEFADLVEGGYDLALRDGPIDLPDVIAQPLLENRLLLCASPAYLARKGLDVTLENYEQHDWLIFRHPLLNRNFWWVQRDGERIRIRQPTPRVASDNYDFLLSCLLDGQGLQFLPQWSALPYLERGELVEQLPDCWRDQSAFGPWVHVLYLPHRRSTRKVRVFIDYLREHLQGKGLS, from the coding sequence ATGGACAAGATGACCGCCCTCACCATGTTCGTCGCCACCGCCGACCATGGCGGCTTCAGCCGCGCCGCCGAACAACTGGGCAAGACGCCGTCGGCGATCACCAAGGGCGTCGCGCAGCTGGAAGCCGAACTCGGTCAGCGCCTGTTCGAGCGCACCACAAGGCGCATGGCGCTGACCGAGGCCGGGCACATCTATCTGGAGGGCGCGCGCCAGGCGCTGGTGCAGCTGCAGCGGGCCGAAGAGGAAGTGGAGCAGTTGCAGACCGAACTGCGCGGTAGCCTGCGCATCGCCGCCCCGCCCTCCTTCGCGCCGGCATTCTTCAACGCCGTGTGCTGCCGATTCCTGCGCGAGCACCCGCAGGTGCGCCTGGAAGTGGACCTGGCCGATGAGTTCGCCGATCTGGTGGAAGGCGGCTATGACCTCGCCCTGCGCGACGGCCCCATCGACCTGCCGGACGTGATCGCCCAGCCGCTGCTGGAAAACCGCCTGCTGCTCTGCGCAAGCCCGGCATACCTGGCGCGCAAGGGACTGGATGTAACCCTGGAGAACTACGAGCAGCACGACTGGCTGATCTTCCGCCACCCGTTGCTGAACCGGAATTTCTGGTGGGTCCAGCGTGATGGCGAGCGCATCCGCATCCGCCAGCCGACACCGCGGGTGGCCAGCGACAACTACGACTTCCTGCTGTCGTGCCTGCTGGATGGCCAGGGCCTGCAATTCCTGCCGCAATGGAGCGCGTTGCCCTACCTCGAACGCGGCGAGCTGGTGGAGCAACTACCGGATTGCTGGCGCGACCAGAGCGCCTTCGGGCCATGGGTGCATGTGCTCTACCTGCCGCACCGACGCAGCACGCGCAAGGTGCGGGTGTTCATCGACTACCTGCGCGAGCATTTGCAGGGGAAGGGGTTGAGCTGA
- a CDS encoding LysR family transcriptional regulator: MDKLNSLQLFVISAELGSFSRAAEELGKTPSAVAKSVGQLEQEVGARLFERTTRSMALTEAGQLYLETAREVLERMRESEEEIAQLHHSLKGTLRINGPLAFGRPFLNAACALFLQKHPDMRLQVDLSDAYIDMLDGRYDLALRLGHSDLPGLIAQPVGESRIVFCASPDYLARHGAPDRPQQLAEHECLVYRHPALGDSWLIERGAERVLLPRSGRLNSDNQELLLEACLAGQGILPSPYWSVLPYLRDGRLRTILDDCHFDPKALGSELLAVYPSTRRATRKIIAFIEHLREYLREQRLV; encoded by the coding sequence GTGGACAAGCTCAACAGCCTGCAACTCTTTGTGATCAGCGCCGAGCTCGGCAGCTTCAGCCGTGCCGCCGAGGAGCTGGGCAAGACGCCCTCGGCAGTGGCCAAATCGGTCGGGCAATTGGAGCAGGAGGTGGGTGCGCGGCTGTTCGAGCGCACGACGCGGAGCATGGCGCTGACCGAGGCCGGGCAGCTCTATCTGGAAACGGCGCGGGAAGTGCTGGAGCGCATGCGTGAATCCGAGGAGGAAATCGCCCAGTTGCACCACAGCCTCAAGGGCACGTTGCGGATCAACGGCCCGCTGGCGTTCGGCCGGCCTTTCCTCAATGCCGCCTGCGCCCTGTTTCTGCAGAAGCACCCGGACATGCGCCTGCAAGTGGACCTGAGCGATGCCTACATCGACATGCTCGACGGCCGCTACGACCTCGCGCTGCGCCTGGGCCATAGCGACCTGCCGGGGCTGATCGCGCAGCCGGTCGGCGAGAGTCGCATCGTCTTCTGCGCGAGCCCTGACTATCTGGCACGCCACGGCGCACCGGACCGCCCGCAGCAGCTCGCGGAGCATGAGTGCCTGGTCTATCGCCACCCGGCTCTGGGGGACAGTTGGCTGATTGAGCGCGGTGCGGAGCGGGTGTTGCTACCGCGCAGCGGACGGTTGAACAGCGACAACCAGGAGCTGCTGCTGGAGGCCTGCCTGGCCGGGCAAGGGATACTGCCATCGCCGTACTGGAGCGTGCTGCCGTACCTGCGTGACGGGCGGCTGCGGACGATTCTCGACGATTGCCATTTCGACCCGAAGGCGCTGGGGTCTGAGCTGCTGGCGGTGTATCCGAGTACGCGGCGGGCGACGCGCAAGATCATCGCGTTCATCGAGCATCTGCGGGAATATCTGCGGGAGCAGCGGTTGGTCTGA
- a CDS encoding amidohydrolase, whose amino-acid sequence MPTTAELIITHADIRTMDENHPRAEAIAIRDGRILAVGSNARIEALADANTRRIDADGRLILPGFQDTHVHFQLSAADLYHNASLYDATTLDELLATIKAFAQAHPEKPWIRGVGFSSARFTPEQLTRELLDSVTDGRPALMFASDYHNGWANSAAFERAGVRPGSAEPDNGEYLRHTDGTPRGWLVEDAIWAMNRIAPGYTDDDYLQAMAHYSKAFNARGITGVLDAMAARNYLKNYQASYERGDLTLRVCATSKIFAHKSLTEQMAELKDLRATYQGDRVRLHSAKFFLDGVLENGTAVLAAPRSDTGGNAELMFSQEQIDEFFSAFDREGFQIHVHSIGDGAVRAALNGLEIARERNGQWDSRHQLAHLQVVAPEDIPRFRQLGALANYQTLWAQPNPEADAIVEAMIGPQRSQYIYPLGEFVRQGVTCMLSSDWGVTGYDPFQIIQCALTRQNPALGSDSPVQTAQHRIGIDDAIKGYTINAAHAAWRDDCTGSLAPGKYADLILLDRDLYAISPYEIGQTQVLLTLLEGREVHRDANFAG is encoded by the coding sequence ATGCCCACCACCGCCGAGCTGATCATCACCCACGCCGACATCCGCACGATGGACGAAAACCATCCGCGCGCCGAGGCCATCGCCATACGCGATGGGCGAATCCTTGCCGTGGGCAGCAATGCCCGGATCGAAGCGCTGGCGGATGCCAACACGCGCCGCATCGACGCCGACGGGCGGCTGATCCTCCCGGGCTTCCAGGACACCCACGTGCATTTCCAGCTGAGCGCCGCCGACCTCTACCACAACGCCTCGCTGTACGACGCCACCACCCTCGACGAGCTGCTGGCGACCATCAAGGCGTTCGCCCAGGCGCATCCGGAGAAGCCCTGGATTCGCGGCGTCGGTTTCTCCTCGGCACGCTTCACCCCCGAACAACTCACCAGGGAACTACTGGACAGCGTCACCGATGGCCGTCCGGCGCTGATGTTCGCCAGCGACTACCACAACGGTTGGGCCAACAGCGCCGCCTTCGAACGGGCTGGCGTGCGCCCCGGCAGCGCCGAGCCGGACAACGGCGAGTACCTGCGGCATACCGACGGCACGCCCAGGGGCTGGCTGGTGGAAGACGCCATCTGGGCGATGAACCGCATCGCCCCCGGCTATACCGACGACGACTACCTGCAGGCCATGGCGCACTACAGCAAGGCCTTCAACGCCCGTGGCATCACCGGCGTGCTGGACGCCATGGCCGCACGCAATTACCTGAAGAACTACCAGGCCTCCTATGAGCGCGGTGACCTGACCCTGCGTGTCTGCGCCACGTCGAAAATCTTCGCCCACAAGTCGCTGACCGAGCAGATGGCCGAGCTCAAGGATCTGCGCGCCACCTATCAGGGCGACCGCGTGCGCCTGCACTCGGCGAAGTTCTTCCTCGACGGCGTGTTGGAGAACGGCACCGCCGTGCTGGCCGCGCCGCGCAGCGACACCGGCGGCAATGCCGAGCTGATGTTCAGCCAGGAGCAGATCGACGAGTTCTTCAGCGCCTTCGACCGCGAAGGCTTCCAGATCCATGTGCACAGCATCGGCGACGGCGCCGTGCGCGCCGCCCTCAATGGCCTGGAAATCGCCCGCGAACGCAACGGCCAGTGGGACTCGCGCCATCAGTTGGCGCACCTGCAGGTCGTCGCACCGGAGGACATCCCGCGCTTCAGGCAACTGGGTGCGCTGGCGAACTACCAGACGCTCTGGGCGCAGCCCAATCCCGAGGCGGACGCCATCGTCGAAGCCATGATCGGCCCGCAGCGCAGCCAGTACATCTACCCGTTGGGCGAGTTCGTCCGCCAGGGCGTGACCTGCATGCTCAGCAGTGATTGGGGCGTGACCGGCTACGACCCGTTCCAGATCATCCAGTGCGCCCTCACCCGGCAGAACCCGGCACTGGGCAGCGACAGCCCGGTGCAGACCGCCCAGCATCGCATCGGTATCGACGACGCGATCAAGGGCTACACGATCAATGCCGCCCACGCCGCCTGGCGCGACGACTGCACCGGTAGCCTGGCGCCGGGCAAGTACGCCGATCTGATCCTGCTGGACCGCGACCTCTACGCCATCTCCCCCTACGAGATCGGCCAGACCCAGGTCCTGCTGACCCTCCTCGAAGGCCGCGAGGTGCACCGCGACGCCAACTTCGCCGGCTGA
- a CDS encoding APC family permease has translation MGAAISRNEAQLRRTLGLKDLVAYGMAYIAPMAPLTTFGFVWDASGGLVALAYLLGAICMYFTAQSYATLSNEVQSAGSVYGFARHSLGELPGFIAGWLILLDYLLIPALVFLIMSVGLQILVPGLDRALCLVLLVAVSLGINWFGVAVTTRVSIVSVVLQFTAMFGLLGLALFALSQGKGAGTLTAAPFFDSSAFDVGKVFTATSICVLSFLGFDAISTLAEEVKDNDRRLVGRAILTVLFICAALFVVTAWVLGNLMPGVTIKDSSAAIYELTSTQIGPWLALLLAWVIAVMVGLTNALPMQVGVSRVLFAMSRDRQLPALFARLHRRHGTPHVALVLSTLLSLGIALVMRERIDTLASFVNFGALTAFVLLHLSVLVKLGIKGRSRRWFAHWLVPIIGIAVVLTVLDGMDVHALIMGSIWLIVGLLYGLYLRGKGRVALSV, from the coding sequence ATGGGCGCTGCAATTTCCCGAAACGAGGCACAACTCAGGCGCACCCTCGGCCTGAAGGACCTGGTGGCCTACGGCATGGCCTATATCGCGCCGATGGCGCCGCTGACCACTTTCGGTTTCGTCTGGGACGCCTCCGGCGGGCTGGTCGCCCTGGCCTACCTACTCGGTGCGATCTGCATGTATTTCACCGCCCAGAGCTACGCGACGCTCTCCAATGAAGTGCAGAGCGCAGGCTCGGTGTACGGATTCGCCCGCCACAGCCTGGGCGAATTGCCGGGCTTCATCGCCGGCTGGCTGATCCTGCTGGACTACCTGCTGATCCCCGCACTGGTATTCCTGATCATGTCGGTGGGCCTGCAGATCCTGGTTCCCGGCCTGGACCGCGCGCTCTGCCTGGTGCTGCTGGTGGCGGTATCGTTGGGCATCAACTGGTTCGGCGTCGCCGTCACCACGCGGGTGAGCATTGTCTCGGTGGTGCTGCAATTCACCGCGATGTTCGGCCTGCTGGGCCTGGCGCTATTCGCGCTGTCCCAGGGCAAGGGCGCCGGCACGCTGACCGCCGCACCGTTCTTCGACAGCAGCGCCTTCGACGTCGGCAAGGTGTTCACCGCGACGTCCATCTGCGTGCTGTCCTTCCTTGGCTTCGACGCCATTTCCACCCTCGCCGAAGAGGTGAAGGACAACGATCGCCGGCTGGTCGGCCGCGCCATCCTCACCGTGCTGTTCATCTGCGCGGCGCTGTTCGTGGTGACGGCCTGGGTGCTTGGCAACCTGATGCCGGGTGTGACCATCAAGGACTCCTCCGCCGCCATCTACGAGCTGACGTCGACGCAGATCGGCCCCTGGCTCGCCCTGCTGCTGGCCTGGGTGATCGCCGTAATGGTCGGCCTGACCAACGCACTGCCGATGCAGGTCGGGGTGTCCCGCGTACTGTTCGCCATGAGCCGCGACCGTCAGTTGCCGGCGCTGTTCGCCCGCCTGCACCGCAGGCACGGCACGCCGCATGTGGCGCTGGTGCTATCGACGCTGCTGTCTCTGGGGATTGCGCTGGTGATGCGCGAGCGCATCGACACCCTCGCCTCCTTCGTCAACTTCGGCGCACTGACCGCGTTCGTGCTGCTGCACCTGTCGGTGCTGGTGAAGCTCGGCATCAAAGGGCGTAGCAGGCGTTGGTTCGCCCACTGGCTGGTGCCGATCATCGGCATTGCAGTGGTACTGACCGTACTCGATGGCATGGACGTGCACGCGCTGATCATGGGCAGCATCTGGCTGATAGTCGGCTTGCTCTACGGCCTGTACCTGCGCGGCAAGGGCCGGGTTGCGCTGAGCGTTTGA
- a CDS encoding aldehyde dehydrogenase family protein — translation MRDQLYIDGQWQAPAQGGRFEVYEPSSETVLTEVAAATGEDVDRAVQSARRAFDEGEWGRTSGKQRAGYLRAIADNLRGRREDLARLEVQDNGKPLPEAQWDIDDAIGCFDYYAELAEGLNDEGEVVALPDERFACRVLREPVGVAGQIIPWNYPLLMASWKVAPALAAGCTAVLKPSELTPLTSLELAAAADAVGLPKGVLNVVTGLGRDAGSPLSAHPDVDKLAFTGSVPTGRAIMQAAAQDIKNVSLELGGKSAFIVFDDADVEAAVEWILFGIFWNQGQVCSATSRLLVQDGLHDRLIERLVEETRRITIGNGLEPGVLLGPLVSAGQHAKVLQAIEAGVRDGAKLATGGKRPAHLDRGWFVEPTVFIDAPLESAVWREEIFGPVLAVRRFKDEAEALRLANHSQFGLAAAVMSADPARCQRVSRGLRAGIVWVNCSQPTFTQAPWGGYKQSGIGRELGVWGLDNYLETKQVTEYLSDQPWGWYIK, via the coding sequence ATGCGCGACCAGCTCTATATCGACGGCCAGTGGCAGGCACCCGCCCAGGGCGGCCGCTTCGAGGTGTATGAGCCATCCAGCGAAACGGTGCTGACCGAAGTCGCTGCCGCAACTGGCGAGGATGTGGATCGCGCCGTGCAGTCCGCGCGCCGTGCGTTCGATGAAGGTGAGTGGGGGCGCACCAGCGGCAAGCAGCGCGCCGGCTACCTGCGCGCCATCGCCGACAACCTGCGTGGCCGCCGCGAGGACCTGGCCCGCCTGGAAGTGCAGGACAACGGCAAGCCGCTGCCCGAAGCGCAGTGGGACATCGATGACGCTATCGGCTGCTTCGACTATTACGCCGAGCTGGCTGAAGGGCTGAATGACGAGGGTGAAGTGGTCGCGCTGCCCGACGAGCGTTTCGCCTGCCGCGTGCTGCGCGAGCCAGTCGGCGTGGCCGGGCAGATCATCCCGTGGAACTATCCGCTGCTGATGGCTTCGTGGAAGGTCGCGCCGGCGCTGGCTGCCGGTTGCACCGCCGTGCTCAAGCCTTCCGAACTGACTCCGCTGACCTCCCTGGAGCTGGCCGCTGCCGCTGACGCCGTCGGCCTGCCCAAGGGCGTGCTCAACGTGGTCACCGGCCTGGGGCGCGATGCCGGTTCGCCGCTCTCGGCGCATCCGGACGTGGACAAGCTGGCCTTCACCGGCAGCGTGCCGACCGGGCGCGCGATCATGCAGGCGGCGGCCCAGGACATCAAGAACGTCAGTCTGGAGCTGGGCGGCAAGTCGGCCTTCATCGTCTTCGACGACGCCGATGTCGAGGCGGCCGTGGAGTGGATTCTGTTCGGCATCTTCTGGAACCAGGGTCAGGTGTGCAGCGCCACCTCGCGTCTGTTGGTGCAGGACGGCCTGCATGACCGTTTGATCGAGCGCCTGGTGGAAGAAACCCGACGCATCACCATCGGCAACGGGCTGGAACCGGGCGTGCTGCTCGGTCCGCTGGTCAGCGCCGGCCAGCACGCCAAGGTGCTGCAGGCCATCGAGGCGGGCGTGCGCGATGGCGCGAAGCTGGCCACCGGCGGCAAGCGTCCGGCGCATCTGGACAGAGGCTGGTTCGTCGAACCGACCGTGTTCATCGACGCGCCGCTGGAGAGCGCCGTGTGGCGCGAGGAAATCTTCGGCCCGGTGCTCGCTGTGCGCCGCTTCAAGGACGAAGCCGAGGCATTGCGCTTGGCCAACCACAGCCAGTTCGGCCTGGCGGCGGCGGTGATGTCCGCCGACCCGGCGCGTTGCCAGCGGGTGAGCCGTGGCCTGCGTGCCGGCATCGTCTGGGTCAACTGCTCGCAGCCGACCTTCACCCAGGCGCCCTGGGGCGGCTACAAGCAGAGCGGCATCGGTCGCGAACTGGGTGTATGGGGCCTGGACAACTACCTGGAGACCAAGCAGGTCACCGAGTACCTCAGCGACCAGCCCTGGGGTTGGTATATCAAATAA
- a CDS encoding DUF3592 domain-containing protein — protein MNVLKWALCLIMVAAFAKMCSVESESRNGPRADAVVESTEVEHKLASKNSSPRSHYYVYAHYVYEVGGRQYRDRYLVAVTAGKPRAIQEAAQFPTGRPITIGYNPKKPAYSVIVVPEIPRFHEVL, from the coding sequence ATGAACGTGTTGAAGTGGGCGCTCTGCCTGATCATGGTCGCTGCCTTCGCGAAGATGTGCAGCGTGGAATCCGAGAGCCGCAACGGCCCCAGGGCCGATGCAGTGGTGGAGAGCACCGAGGTAGAGCACAAGTTGGCGTCGAAGAATAGTTCTCCGAGGTCGCATTACTACGTCTACGCACACTACGTTTATGAGGTTGGCGGCAGGCAGTATCGTGACCGCTATCTGGTCGCAGTCACGGCAGGCAAGCCGCGCGCTATCCAGGAAGCGGCCCAGTTCCCCACTGGGCGGCCGATCACAATCGGCTACAACCCGAAGAAGCCGGCTTATTCGGTCATCGTCGTGCCGGAGATTCCGCGCTTCCACGAGGTTCTTTGA
- a CDS encoding nuclear transport factor 2 family protein, protein MSNNQGWSATLEGTTFQPDPASAATHGVVMRYHQAWRRHDVEALLALFDPQVEYNDFFQGRRIAPEDLRDYLQASMPAAGDESQVYTDRLRVDGDTAFLQYQVTLRGTEGLVSFRASEAYTVRDGRIVRVNEHASLIGQPQKPASEPQPRMAGSRLGLSARQLSLLGGDIQQYFQLAQPYLNPELDMPQVAAATGYTRNQISYFLNQVLGLSFYQYLNQLRLKHLLGQLDSATSVTRIDELARAAGFRSLSTFYRCFREETGLSPKAYLEQKAAL, encoded by the coding sequence ATGAGCAACAACCAGGGCTGGAGTGCCACTCTGGAAGGCACGACCTTTCAGCCCGACCCGGCAAGCGCCGCCACCCACGGGGTGGTGATGCGCTATCACCAGGCCTGGCGCCGTCACGATGTCGAAGCGTTGCTGGCGCTGTTCGATCCGCAGGTGGAGTACAACGACTTCTTCCAGGGGCGACGCATCGCCCCGGAAGATCTTCGCGATTACCTCCAAGCGAGCATGCCGGCTGCGGGAGACGAATCGCAGGTCTACACCGACCGCCTGCGGGTGGACGGCGACACCGCCTTCCTGCAATACCAGGTGACCCTGCGCGGGACCGAGGGGCTGGTGTCGTTCCGCGCCAGCGAGGCCTACACCGTGCGTGACGGGCGCATCGTCCGGGTCAACGAGCATGCGTCGCTGATCGGCCAGCCGCAGAAGCCAGCCAGCGAACCGCAGCCGCGCATGGCGGGCAGCCGTCTGGGGCTTTCCGCACGGCAGTTGAGTCTGCTGGGAGGCGACATCCAGCAGTACTTCCAGTTGGCCCAGCCGTACCTCAATCCCGAGCTGGACATGCCCCAGGTCGCGGCGGCTACCGGCTATACGCGCAACCAGATTTCCTACTTCCTCAACCAGGTGCTTGGCCTGAGTTTCTACCAGTACCTGAATCAGTTGCGACTGAAACATTTGCTCGGTCAGCTCGACAGTGCCACCAGTGTTACCCGAATCGACGAGCTGGCGCGGGCGGCGGGGTTCCGTTCGCTGTCGACGTTCTATCGCTGCTTCCGCGAGGAGACCGGGCTGTCGCCCAAGGCGTACCTGGAGCAGAAGGCGGCGCTGTAG